TGGCTTTGCACGACCGCGCCACCTTGATCGGCATAATTATCAATAAAGCGTGAATCACTGATTAACACACGTCCAGCATTGGCGACTGCGCCACCACTAGCACAATAAAAATTACCAACCCCACCATTTTGAACAAACAGGCTGTTGATAATTTCGGCCTCAGCACCTTGATTAATTTTGACTGCGCGTGGCTGATTTTGCTGAAATTCGCTAGCTTCGATCAACGTCATGCCTTTGATCGTATCGATGGCTGCGCCTTGCTCGCCTTGACCAATTGCCAAACGAATCTGGCTCTGGCTAAGCGTCAAATTGCCACCATCGTTGGCAATCGCCATACCTGTGCCCGCCGTATCGGCCTCAAAAATTGTGTTAGCAATGTTGACCGTGCTTTGTTTGATGTAGAGACTGCCACCTATGCCAACGCCACCCATAAAAATGGTGCGCACCTCGTTATCGTTGAAAAAGCTGTTTTGAATGTTGAGCGTGCCCACCAAACTGGCCACCCCACCACCATAATTGGCGAGACCATATAAAATTGGCGAAGTAATAATGCCATTGTGAATCACACGAACATGATTGAGGGTTAAATTACCGTTGCGTTGAAAAATACCATGCCCATAATAGGTTGCCGTATCATCATTATTCAAAATATAGCCGTTGCGAACTTCTACATGCTCTAAGGTCAATCGGCCTTCGTGCAGTTCCAACACGCGATCAGTCACGTTTCCATCGATAATCGTGGTCGCTGAACTCACTCCCGTAATTTGCACCGATCCACGCAGATCCAAATCGCCAGTTAGGCCTTGATCGTCGTCACGGCCAGTTTTGGTTAGCCGATAGACTCCAGCGGGCAGCAAAATCTGATCAGCGCCAGCGCCAGCCGGGCAAGCATCCACCACTTGATCGCTGGTAGCGGCCAAAACTGCCTCGCGTAGTGAACACGTTTGGTTGCTGGGGTTAGTATCATCAACCGTCGTGGTAACTTGAATCTGATTGGTAGGGGTAGCATGGCTCGCTTGCGGCTGAGCAGAATACCAACTACTGCCTACTAGAAATGCTAGTAAACTCCAACGAAAAGACCTCATTGTGGTTCCTCCAGGGGCAATAAACAATATCTGGCTATTGTAAAAGTCCACCTGAGGCTGTCAAGCATGCTAGAGTGCAGGTGCTGTTAGGTCATAAATTATTAAATGACGAATCTCTAAGGCCTGATTTGAATGAGAAAGTATACCACCACGTAAAAGTCCACGTGGCGAAACTTGGGCATATTGGTTGTCGAGCCATACAATTAAACCTAAATTGCTGGTTGGCAAGCTGGCGGTTTTGAGTACCAATTGCTGATCAAGCCAAAATTCCACCCGATCAGCATACCAATCGATTTGATATTGCTGCCATGTATTCCAAGTGAGTTGGATTGGCTGGCTACGCACGCCCAAAGCCAGTTGCACCAACGGCAAGCAACAGCGTTGGCGGAACCAAGTGTTTTGGCTCAGCACCAAGGCCAAGGGAGCCAGTGGCAACAAGCCCAAACACCAGCCCAAGCGCGGTACAAAGCTCATCGCCAGCCAGCCGTTATTCGCGCCGTTGGCAGTTAATTCAAGTTGGCTAGCAGTGCTCGCATAGAAAAACCATAATGCTTGAGGTAGCCGCAAACGCCGCAAGCCCGTGCCAGCCGGGTCATTCCACCAGCCAAAGCCTGCTGTACCCACAAAATCCTGAGGATCGCCACAAAACCGCGCTTCGAGTTGCAAACGCACTGGAGCATGCCAGCCCAAGCCGTTTTCAACATAATCATCCAATTGCGCATCGCTGTAAACCATGCGATCATGCTGATGCAGGGCGAGCCGCACGCCAGCCTCAATTGGCTGAATTTCGGCCTGATTGGGTGTCCAAGCATGCCAGCGTCTCCCCCAAAACGAGCGAAAAGCCATTAGGAGACTCCTATGTCGCAAGCCTTGTTAATTTTTGATGGAACCTGCGATTTTTGCACGCGTGCCGCCCGTTGGATCAAACACCTCGATCGCCAACAACGAATTCGGATTGAGCCATTTCAAAAACCTGGCGTACCTGAATCGGTTGGTTTGAGCTACGCTCAATGTGAGCAAGCAGCTTGGATGCAAACCAGCGAGGGCAAATTATGGCGCGGCGCTGGGGCGGTTAATGCAGCGCTGAGCATCGCCACGGGCAAGCGTTTGGCCTTAGGCTTTTACCAACTTTGGGGGATTCGCCACATTCAAGATAGCGTCTACAAGTTGGTGGTCAAATATCGCCATCGTATTCCAGGCGATACCCCCCATTGCCAACAGTTTCCTGCCGATTGCCCAAAATTAGGCTGAGCCAAGCTGTTCAAGCAGCCATTCGAGGGCACGCTTGGCTGAAGCCTGTTTATTGCCTAGCCGATCGTAGGGCCAAATATGCTGCTCGACCAAGCTTTGGTTGGGCAAGTGCAACCCCAAATAGACTAAGCCGACTGGCTTTTCAGGGCTACCGCCACCTGGACCAGCAATACCAGTCGTGCTTAGTCCAACTGTTGCGCCCAAGGCTTGAGCCGTACCTTGAGCCATGTCCAAGGCCGTTTCAGCACTCACCGCGCCAACGGTCGCCAAGGTTGAAGTTGGTACATGCAGCAACGTTTGCTTGGCGCTATTGGCATAGGCAATAATTCCGCCCAAATAGACCACCGAACTACCAGCAATGTTGGTCAGCCAATCGCCCAACAACCCGCCAGTACACGATTCGGCGGTTGCCAGCGTCCATTGACGTTGGGCAAGGGCGGTAATCACTGCTTGGGCTAAGGCTTGCGACATCGATTTATCCTGCCCGCTGTTTGCCGAGTAACCGAAATGCCGTAAAACCCAAATAAATAATAAAGCCAATAATTAAAAGCTTAAATAAGCCCTTAAAGAGCATGCCAACAAACAACAAGGCCAGAATAGCCAAAATAATTTGCACCAGTGTACGTTTCATCGTTGGTTCCTTCTATGATAGGCCAATATCCCAAGTGGCGGCGATTTCTTCTTTAGTGAATGAGCGAAAAGCCAAGACGGTTGAGGTGCGCACAATGCCCTTGAGGCTGCCAATTTGGTCGGGCACAGTTTTGGCGAGCTGATCATAATCGGCCAAACGCACAATCGCGATAATATCCCATTCGCCAGTGACCGAATAGACCTCAGCCACACCTTCAATTGCGGTTAAGCCCGCCGCTACGCCGTTGGCAGCGCTTGGTTCAGTTTGAATATGCACAAATGCGGTAATCATCGCTAGTTCCTCGCCATAGCATCCAAAAAAGTTAGGGCTATTTTAACACACTCGCCAATCGGCTTAGGGCAGCAGCCGTAGGCGCTGAATCGTGACGGTTTGCTGCTCAGCACCCGTTACGACTGGATCAAGTCGCAACATGCCGATTGGGCCTTGCCATGTTGCTATTTGGCTGAGATCAAGGGTGTAGGTATGCAGCGCTCCATCGCCAATCACATCCCATGAGACCGAATGATCTTCAGTTGCACCCTCGCCAGGAGCCATCCAATACAGTTGACTATGTTGATTTGGCAGTGTGCTGGCCATGGTAATTTCAAGCTTGCGCCATTGGCTGCTCTCCAGATTAATCCGTGGGCTAAGCAAATGCGGGTCTTGCTGAGGGATAAATCTCCAGCCAGCGCCCCAAGTGCTGGCAGTAATAAAATTCTCGCGCCAGCCCAAACTCCAATGCTGCCAGTGCCAATCGGGCAAGCCTTGAGGAATCGGGTCGAGCTTGAGATAACTGGCATGGGTCAGGGTTATTGGCTGAGCTTGGGCTAAAAACGGGGCAAAACATGCGGCAACTGCTGATTGCTCTAGCCCATAGCGTTCGAGCAAAATTGGGCTAGGCTCGATTGCCTGTTGATCAAGCCAAACCGTATAGCCAGCACTGGTGGTATCGACGATTTTGGCACTAATTTCCAAGCAACCATGCTGCCAATCGCCAGGGCTAACGCTGAGTGGTAGGCTGTTTGGGCGCTCAAATTCATATTCGGCATACAAGGCTTGCAAGCCATTCGGCACGAAATAAAAATCATTGGGCGTGCCAGTCTTGGCTAATTCAGTGATTATTCGGCGATCTTGATCGTTGGCAGCATCGCCATTGGCATAAATTTGCCAGCCATTGCTTAAACTCATGCCAACCAAGGCCCAACTTAGGGCTGGCTGCCACCAACGGCGCTGCGGTAGATTGATCGTATGTAAACTAAGCGTGATCAATAAAGCCCACGGCGGCAAGCAAGCAATCCAAAATTCAATATTATCGGGTTCCCACCAGCCAAAAAATAGGCTATAACTGATAAGCCAGGTTGCAGCCAATACCACCAATGTTTGTGATTGTCGCCAAATCAAACGCCAACGCCAAGCGATTAAGCCACAGCTGGCTAGCAAAACCACGCCACCCATCCAAGCGTGGATCGTATGCTGCCAGCCGTTGAGCAAATTGGCAAAGGTGTTAGCATTAGTTGTGCCCCACAAACCAGTGTTGGCATATTCAAACAGCCACTGTTGCACTTGTGGCCATGTGCGGAAGCCACTCAAGCCAAACATCACCACAGCATAGCTACCGCCAACTACTAGCAACCCAACCATGGCATAGTGCAAAAATGCCTGCCAGCGTTGTTTCCAAGCGGTAGTACCCCATGCAGCGCTCAGCCAAACCACCAGCACAGGCACAAGCCAGAGCACATTAGTTTGATGAAATAGAATTGCCGCGCTATGGGCTAGCCCAAGCCAGCGCCAATTGCTCAACGTTTGGGGCGTTTGAGCCAGTCGAAGCAACAAGCCAGTAGCGATAATTAAAAACAAGCCCGCCAAGGTATAGACCTCGACCTCAACTGCGTAATACCACCAAGCATAGGCTCCGCCAACCAACACACTGCCGCTAGTTGCCAGCCAAGGCTGGTTGGTCAAACGCTGAAGCAAACGCCACCACATGATCACGCCGCTGGCTCCAGCCAGCACATTCAGCATTTGCAACGGCCCAAATGCCATGCCGTGATAGCCCAAACCTTGGCTGAGCCAATAGACAATCTCGCCAAGCGGCCCATAGAATAGATGATGAGGATGAAACGATTCGCGCCATGGCTTGGCTTGCACCGCCGTCGCGTAGGAGTAGGCATCGAAGGTATGAATTTGGGTGAGCGTCAGGCTATAAAGCATAACCAAACCCAGCCACGCCAAACCAAGCTTTAAACGAGAATGTTGCTGCATGCGGCTTCCAAAAAGCGAGCTAAAACAATGACACAGCCTGTTGTCCAGACTGTGCCATAGTACCATTGAATAGGCGATAGGTTATTTAGTTGTCCAAGGCAGATAGGTTTTTTGCAGTGGTGGAGTTACCACAACTGTGCCTTGCATATTACCATGCAAGCTACAAACATAGCTGAAGGTGCCAACTTGATCGAAGGTTACTGCATAATCTTGGTTCTGGCTGAGGTTGCCTGAATCCCAAACGAACGGTGTTTGGCTGCGAGTTGTCGTGTGAGTTGAAGCATCAAGGTTACGCCACAAGATGCTCGTTCCCAAAGTAACCGTAATTGGGCTAGGGCTAAAGCGGAAGTTTTGAATATTGACGGTTTGGGTCGTCGCGAAATCAAAGTCTTGGATGATGGTCTGATTGAGCACTACGGTTACCGTTGCCACTTGGGTTTCCAAAGCCATAAATTCGCTAGAAATCGTAAAGGTTCCGGCTGGTAAATCCAAACTATAATCGCCGTTAGCATCGGTTTCGGTTGTGAAATTGCCTGGGTTGGCAGTGATGCTTACGCCAGCGCGGCCAGTGCCATTGAGGGTTGCATTCCCGCTGACTGTACCACCACCAAATTCAAAGTCTTCAGTGGCAACTTGACCTTTGACAATCGTTACTTGGCGGGTCATTGGCGTTTCATTTGGCACCGTCACGGTTGCGGTGTAGAGGCCTGCTGGCAAGCTGGTGCTATAAACCCCAGTGGTTTTGCCGAATTCAACTACACCAACGCTATTTTCCAAGCGAATGGTTGCTGAGGTTGCCGCCGTGCCATCAACCGTGATGCTGCCTTGCAAGGTTGGGGCAATGGCAGTCAAAGCATTAACATAGCCATGGCCAAAGGTGTTGTTAGGAATGCTTGTGCCAGCAACGCCACCACAGGTTTGGGTTGAAGGCGCTGGGGTAGCGGTTTCTTGCAAGATTGCGCGAGTTAGATCAACTTGGCCTTGTAGTTCTGGGCGAGCCGACCATAACAAGGCCACGACCCCAACCACGTGTGGGCTAGCCATACTCGTGCCTGAGCTTGAACCATAGGTACTATCACTACCATTGGTTGCCGAGCGAACGCTCGAACCAGGCGCAGAAATATCTGGGCCAATCCGGCTAGCACCATTATTGGTAGCAGGACCGCGGCTGCTAAACCCAGAAATTGCGCCACTTGAGGTATGTGAGCCAACCACAAAGCTTTCAGGGTAGATCGCGACTGGCGTGGTGATAGTAGCACAGCTGCTACCATCATTCCCAGCTGAAGCCACAAACATAATCCCAGCATTGGTCACATTTTGAACTGAAGTTTGAATCCCGTCAGAAGGCGTATTGGTACAACCTTCTGTGTCTGGACAACCCCACGAGTTGTTGACAACGTGTGGTGCTTTGCTGGGGTCGCCTTGAGCACTAGTGCCAGCAGCGGGGAATGGAGCCAGCATCCAGTCGATACAGCGAATGTAGGTTGCAGGCGTACCATTGCCAGCATCCATGTTACGGCAGGCGATCCATTTTGCGCCAGGTGCAACCCCAATTTGTTCGCCTGTGCCGTTATCGCCCACAACCGTACCAACGGTGTGAGTTCCATGCGAGTTATCATCACAAGGTGCATTGATCGCAATCCCACAGGGGTTGCTGCCACCTAACGAGGTGCGAATGCCGTCGTACCAGTTGTAATCGTGGCTAGCATTTGCGCCATCCCAGCCGCGATATTTATTCTTCAATGCAGCGTGAGTCCAGCGCACGCCAGTATCTTCGCCTGCAATCACAATCCCTTGGCCAGTAATGCCTTTAGCCCAAACTTGAGGCGCTTTCACATAATCAACACCCCATGTCGTGGTATTGACTGTTTGTGGTGCTGGATTGGTTTCGGCAACTGGTTTTTCGACCTTGACCACAATCGAATCTTCAATCAATTGCTTAACACTGGCTTGCTCGGCCAGCCATTGAGCACTAGCTAAATCAAGTGTCGCATACAAGGCATTAACCGAGAGAAAGCCCTCTGATCGAATACCACGGTTGCTAAGTTCGGCGAGCAACGGGGTTTGATCGCGTTGGGCTTGTTGACGAAGGGCAGCAACGACTGCCGCACCTTTGGCTTCTTTGCTTGCCAAACGATCAGCAAAGTTGGTATCGACTTGGGCTTGCAATAGCACCAACGTTGGTACTTGTTGGCCTGCATTCAGCTTTGCCAGCAGGGCTGAATCGGCTTTGCTCGCGAGGCGGTCGGGGGTGTTGGCGGAGGCGCTTGGCAGACAAAAAGCTGCCAACACCATCAGGAGGATGAATGGTTTGATCAGACGCATAGGCTCCCCACACAGGTAAAAGATATTAAGGTTGAAGGCAAGTATAGCAAACTTTTGGGCATGGTAAAATAGCATGATGCTGATAGATTGCCCAATACGCTGAAATGGAAAACTATGGAAGATTTTTTGCGCCGAGCAGCGGCGGATTTACATATTGGGGTTGAACAAACCAGCCCAACCACTTGGACGCTGACGATCCCCGGGAGTTTGGCGCGGGTTTTTGGCAAAGAAACGGTTTTGGTAACAACCGATAAGCAGGTGGCGGCGCTCGATCCTGATCTTCAATTACTTTCGCCGAACTCATCGTTAACCTTGCGCTTAGCCGAGCAACTGCGCTCACGTGGGCGGCCAACCCATCGCGCTCGCTTGGAATGGTATCCCGATCAAGCATCATTGCTGGCCGATGTGCAGGAAGCTCAATTAATTCAAGGCCCAAGCTTGCAACTGAGCGGGTTGCAACAACATATTGTATTGCGAATTACCTTTCGCATTCGCTTTGAACGCGAGGTGATTGAGGAAAAAATGGTGGCCTGTTGTGTCGATTATGAAACTGGCCAAGTTTGGCCAACGATCACCGACATCACCAATTTGCGCGATCAACTCACGCCGTTGCCCTCAACTGGCCTAACCGATGAGCATGTGAATGTGGCATTGCACCATGCCCGCCGCTGGCTTGAGCGCTTGCTCTACCCGCAAAAAGCGCTGCACGAAGCCCAACTGGCCCAACTACTGGCAGTCGAAAAAGCGCGGATCAACGCCTTTTACGATGCGCTCGAAGAAGATTCGGGCCTAGCACTGGGAGCCAAAGAGGGCGAATCCAACAAGCAATATGCCCTCGAAGAAGAACGTAAACGCCTACTCGATGAGCAAGAATATCGTTATGCCTTATCGTTGGCAGCCGAAACTGTCAGCGTAGCAACAATTCAAACGCCAGTGCTGCATATTGGCAGCAAACAACAACCACATTTAATTGCGATCTCGCCCTTATTCGAGCCGATGATTCAATTGCCCCATTGCCAAACCTGTGGCCGCCAAGCCAGTTTGGTACAGCATAAAGAGCAATTGGTTTGCAATGTTTGCCATCAGGTGCTAGCACAATAATTTTTGCCCTCACCCCTCACCTCAACCTTTCAAAGGATAGCTGACGTTCCCTCACCCCTAACCCCTCGCCCACTGCGGTGGGCGAGGGGCGTTCACCGTTCATGATGGGAGGGTTCCCCCTCGCCTCGCTGGGCGGGAGAGGGGGTGAGGGGGTGAGGGCATGCCAATCGATGGGAAATCCCACCCAATTATTGGTAAGAATCGGCTCTTATAAGGTCTAGGGGGCGAGGGCATGCCAAACTCCTAGCTATCCAGCCGACCTTCGTAAAAGCCTATTACTTAATAAAGGTTAATCAAGGATAGGACTTAAGGCGCTTGCAAGGGCTTGCAAACAAAACTATGATACTAGCCAAGCATAGATCCTTTAGCCCTGAACGTTACACCCTTTCTATGCAAATCAGTTTTCGTAGCCTGTAGAATTGGCATAGTACTGAGCGTTGCAGAAGCGAAAGGGGAAGTATGCGTTACACCCAGCCCTATCTTGAATCGTTGCGCCCAATTGGCGACCCTGCCGCCGATCGCTTGATTGAACAATTGGCCAGTAATGGCGATTTAGCGCGGGTCAGCCAAGTGTTACGTCAAATCACCAAAAACGATCAGCCTTTACCCCGCGATTTACCCCCTGTTTTGTTTGATTGGCTTGAACACCATTGTAGCCCGCATGGGTCAATCGATTGGCAACGGATCAATAATGGCGCAGCATTTTTCGCTCGCTACGGCATGGCAATCACGGTGGTACTCTCAACCGCAGCCTTGATTGGCTGTTATGCCGCCCAAAAAGGGGTCAAAGTGCTGACCCAAACCCAACGCTTGCAGGCGGAACCTTATCGCCGAGTCACTGAATCGGGCCATTTTTTGATGACGGTATTACAGCCGCAGGCGCTCCAAACCAACGGGGCGGGCTTGCAGGTGATTCAAAAAGTGCGCCTAATGCACGCCGCTGTGCGTTATCAAATTGCTCACGCTGGCCAATGGAAGAGCGCTGAGCTTGGTGTACCGATTTGCCAAGAAGATATGCTGGGAACGCTGATGGTGTTTTCGTATGGCGTTATTTGGGGCTTGGAGCAATTGGGCTATCGCATAGCCGCTCAAGCTGCCGAAGATTTTTTGTATACTTGGTGTGTGATTGGCGAATTGATCGGGATTGATCCGACGAGCTTACCACGCTCGATGGCTGAAGCCGAAGATCTGGCCTATAGCATTTCTAATCGTCAGCATGGCCCGTCTGATGAGGGGCGCGAATTGACTCAAGCGCTGCTAGCAATGCACACTGGGCTATTACCAGGTCGCTTTTTCGATGGCATGGTTCCAGCATTAATTCATCATCTCGCAGGTGATGAGGTTGCTCGCTGGATGGGCGTGCCGCAAACCCGTTGGAAATATGCGGTACGCTATCTCAAAACCCTCAATAGTGCCATGCGCAGCATCACCCAACGCTTTCCAGCTATCGATGAGCAATTTGATCGACTGACCTTCTTGCTGCTCCAACGTTGGACTGGCGCAATCCATCGTGGCGAACTTTAGCGAAACTCTCAGCGAACGCGTGGCCTAATTTTCAACCAAGCCCCAGCCAATGCTACACTGAGACCGATCTGGCTTTGCCACGATTGGTCTTTTTTCATCCTTGACACAATTCAGTTTACAGTGTAAATTCATTTATAGATTTACAGTGTAAATCTATTGAGGTTTTGAAATGGCGCGAACCCGTAATCAAGCACTCAACGATGAAACGATCATTCACATTAAGCAAGCGGCCCGCCAACTAATGGCACAACATGGCACAGCCGGCTTATCGATTCGTGGGATTGCCAAAGTTCTATCGGTTAGCCCACCAGCCTTGTACCACTATTTTGCTAATTTGGAAGACCTGATTACAACCTTGATTGCCGATAGTTTTAATAGTTTGGCCGATACCTTAGATGCGGTTGGGCTTAAATCGCGCACAAAAACCAAGGCTGGGCGTTTGTTGATGGTCTTTGAGGCCTATCGCCAATGGGCCTTCGACCATCCGATCGACTTTCAATTGATCTATGGCAATCCAATTCCTGGCTATAACGCGCCACGCGAAATTACCGTACCAGCGGTGGTTCGCACCTTTATTACGCCAGTTCGCTTGGCTGATCTCGCGATCAAAGCTGGCGAATCAAGCCTCAAGGATTTTCGCATTCCAGCATTTTGTGCTGAGCATATGAATGCCATGATTGTCGAACATGGCTATCCTGTGTCCTTAGAGTCGATGTACCTGATTATGACCCTTTGGACGCAAATTCATGGCCTGATTATGTTGGAATTGTATGGACATCTTAGCTCGAATGTTGGCAATGCCGACGCTTTCTATCGCCATCGCGTCATAGAAATGCTGCATACGTTTGGTTTTGACGATCTAACTTAATTCAATTTGGCCAGCACAATCAACGAGCCTTAGCAACCAGGCTTAGTTTGCTGTTGCCAAAAATCAGCAAGGAAGCATTATGACAAGTGAATTACACGTTATTTTTGGCACAGGCCCAATTGGTAAGGCAACCGCTCGCTGTTTGGTCAGTGCGGGCAAACAAGTGCGCATGATCAATCGTTCCGGCAAGGCCAGCCATCTGCCCGAAAGCGTTGAGGTGCTAGCTGGCGATATTTATGATCAAGACTTCGTCGCCCAACAAGCGCAGGCCGCCACCAGCGTTTACCAATGTGCCCAACCAGCTTATTACGAATGGACGAGCAAATTTCCAGCAATGCAAACAGCGGTGATCGAGGGTGTAGCCCAAAGTAAGGCCAAGTTGGTGGTGATGGAAAATTTATATGGCTATGGGCGCAGCAACGGCCAACCAATGACTGAAAATACACCTTTTGCCGCCCATACCCGCAAGGGCAAATTGCGAGCACAGATGAGTGAGCAACTGTTTGCCGCCCATCGTGCAGGCAAGATTCGCGCAACCAGCGTGCGAGCCTCAAATTTCTACGGCCCCGAATATCAATTAATGGGAGATCAGGTGGTTAAGCCAGCCTTGCAAGGCAAAAAAGTTAATTTGCTCGGCAAAGCCGATGTTCCGCATAGCTTTAGTTATGTCAATGATATTGGTGCAACCTTGGCATTACTTGGCACTGATGAGCGTGGTTTAGGCCGACCGTGGCATGCCCCCAGCCCTGCCGCACTAACCCAACAGGAGTTTGTGGCAATTTTAGCCAAGGTTTTGGGCCAGCCAGTCGGCTATCGCACCGTCAATACTGCCATGGTTTGGCTGCTTGGGCGCTTTATCAAAGAATTAGCCGAAACCGTCGAGATGCTGTATGAGTGGCAAGCGCCCTTTATTATGGATAGCAGCGCCTTTACCAAAACGTTTGGGCTTGAGGCAACTCCAATTGAACAAGGCGTTAAAGCCATGGCCGATTGGTTTCGCAATTAAATTGCAACGTGCAGCGCAATCAGATCAAAAGGTTGCGCTGCATTGCAAAGCCTTGGCCAACAATTGTTTATATTCAGCTCGTGGAATTTCGTAGGCTCCAAATGTTGCTAAATGCGGCGTGATAAATTGGGTATCAAGTAGTTGAAAGCCACCCGCCCGCAAGCGTTCGACCAACGCCACCAAAGCCACTTTGCTGGCATCACGAGCTTTGCTCCACATACTTTCGCCAGCAAACAAACCCGCCAAACCCACCCCATACAACCCCCCAACCATCTCACCATCCTGCCAAGCCTCGACACTATGGGCTAAACCACCAGCATGCAATTGACTATACATTTCAATAAATTCTTGGCTAATCCAGGTTTCATCGCGTTCAGCACAAGCCTGCATCGTTGCACGAAAGGCGGTATCAAAACGAATTTCAAAGGTTTGGCGGCGAATTGTGCGCTGCAAGGAATTAGATACATGAAACCGTTCGTCAAGTGGAATGATCGCCCGTGGATCAGGATCGTACCAATAGATCTGCCCATCCTCATCCATAGGAAAGATCCCTTGGGCATAGCCATAAATTAATAATTGTGGTGAGAGTCGCTTGGTCATGCTATCATGTCTCCAAAAAGTGAGGTCAACCAACCAATGAATACACGACGGGATGTCGCAACCGCCGAACCACAAACAACAACTGATGTCGAGCTAGATTTTATCACGCTCAGCGATGAGGAACTGGAAAAGCCCTATCGGGTTATTTTGCAAAATGATGATATCACGCCCATGGAAGTGGTCGTCTGGGTTTTGGAAAAAGTCTTCGAGCAATCGT
This genomic interval from Herpetosiphon gulosus contains the following:
- a CDS encoding ATP-dependent Clp protease adaptor ClpS, giving the protein MNTRRDVATAEPQTTTDVELDFITLSDEELEKPYRVILQNDDITPMEVVVWVLEKVFEQSFEQAKRIMIEAHVKGHALVTILPFKEASARVYSAQSRARDMGFPLVLFLEPDF
- the aat gene encoding leucyl/phenylalanyl-tRNA--protein transferase translates to MTKRLSPQLLIYGYAQGIFPMDEDGQIYWYDPDPRAIIPLDERFHVSNSLQRTIRRQTFEIRFDTAFRATMQACAERDETWISQEFIEMYSQLHAGGLAHSVEAWQDGEMVGGLYGVGLAGLFAGESMWSKARDASKVALVALVERLRAGGFQLLDTQFITPHLATFGAYEIPRAEYKQLLAKALQCSATF